A stretch of DNA from Melioribacteraceae bacterium 4301-Me:
AAAAAGTTCGTCTTTAATCCATTTCAAGAAAATACTTACTTAATTTGGGATACTAACTCTAAATGCACTGCCGTCGTTGACCCAGGCTGCAGCAGTCCTTACGAGGAACAGCAAATAGCTGACTTCATAAAGACCAATTTATTGTCAATAAAATTTTTGATAAATACTCACTGCCATATCGACCATATCTTAGGCAATAAATTCATCAAAGAAAATTATAAATGTGAATTTTGGGCACCAGATAAAGATGTTTTTATGCTAAAATTAATGGAAGAGCATGCTAAAAATTTTGGAATGAATTTGAAAGAATCACCTCAACCCGATAAACTAATTTCTGAGGAAATTGAGTTAAATCTTGACGGAACTATAGGCAAATTTTTATTTACTCCTGGTCATACACCTGGTGAATATTGTATTTATTTCCCCTTAGAAAGTGTTTGTATTACTGGCGACGTACTTTTTAAAGAGGGAATTGGAAGAACAGATTTATGGGGAGGAGATTATAACTTGTTAATCAATTCAATTAAAACAAAACTGTTTACTTTACCTGAGGATGTTAAAATATATCCTGGACATGGTGAACCAAGTACAATAGGATATGAAAAATTACATAATCCTTTTCTTATTTAAATTGATTTATGAGTTCTTAATGGATATATTGTTATTTAGAACAACTTTTTAATTAAACAAAAATGACCGTAGTTACTTCTAAAAAAAATAAAAGTAAAGAATATTTTTACGTTATTATAACGCTGCTATTTATTTATCTAATCCTATTTGAATTTATTTTACCTATCAATTCATTTTTACCTAAGCCATCGTTATTAAAAGAATCGTTTAGCTCGCTTTGGAGTCAATATAATCTTCTACAACATCTTGCATTAACTACCACTTTAATATATGCCTCACTAATTATTTCATATTTAGCTATAGAAATTTTTTCGGGCATATTCGTAAGTCTATTTGTAAATTTTCCTGGAATTATACTTTTATCAAGAATATTTAAATTTTTTTCGCCTTTTGTGATGACGATAATATTATACTTTTGGCTTCATAATTCAATATTAAGCGAATTTATTTTTTCCACTGTTATATCACTCATCTTTATGTTAAGTATTCTTGCTAAAGAGATAAGTACCATCCCACATTATTATGTTGAGTCTGCTCTTTGTCTCCAATTAAATAAAAAAGAATTATATAAAAAAGTTTTTTGGAAATATTCACAAGTAGAAATTTTTAGTCAGTTGAGGAGTCTTCATTATTATTTGTGGACATTCGTTTTGTTATATGAATATATTGGAAAAATAAATGGAATTGGAGCTGTTTTTTATTTGATTGTTGAATACAGGGACTTATCTGCATTAATTTTAATAGGTTTAATTGTTTTTATTTTGATTTGGATAGGCGAGGGAATT
This window harbors:
- a CDS encoding MBL fold metallo-hydrolase; this translates as MIEIKKFVFNPFQENTYLIWDTNSKCTAVVDPGCSSPYEEQQIADFIKTNLLSIKFLINTHCHIDHILGNKFIKENYKCEFWAPDKDVFMLKLMEEHAKNFGMNLKESPQPDKLISEEIELNLDGTIGKFLFTPGHTPGEYCIYFPLESVCITGDVLFKEGIGRTDLWGGDYNLLINSIKTKLFTLPEDVKIYPGHGEPSTIGYEKLHNPFLI
- a CDS encoding ABC transporter permease subunit, which produces MTVVTSKKNKSKEYFYVIITLLFIYLILFEFILPINSFLPKPSLLKESFSSLWSQYNLLQHLALTTTLIYASLIISYLAIEIFSGIFVSLFVNFPGIILLSRIFKFFSPFVMTIILYFWLHNSILSEFIFSTVISLIFMLSILAKEISTIPHYYVESALCLQLNKKELYKKVFWKYSQVEIFSQLRSLHYYLWTFVLLYEYIGKINGIGAVFYLIVEYRDLSALILIGLIVFILIWIGEGIIIIINKRLIFWKKE